A window of Natrinema salifodinae contains these coding sequences:
- a CDS encoding 50S ribosomal protein L31e, whose amino-acid sequence MSASDFEERVVTVPLRDVKKGANHEAADLAMRLTREHLAKHFAVDEDAIRLDPSINEAVWSNGRSNPPRKLRVRAARFDEDGEAVVEAEVAD is encoded by the coding sequence TTTCGAGGAACGCGTCGTAACCGTTCCCCTGCGCGACGTCAAGAAGGGAGCCAACCACGAGGCCGCCGACCTCGCGATGCGGCTCACGCGCGAACACCTGGCGAAGCACTTCGCGGTCGACGAGGACGCCATCCGTCTGGACCCCTCGATCAACGAGGCAGTCTGGTCGAACGGACGCTCGAACCCGCCGCGAAAGCTTCGCGTCCGCGCGGCCCGCTTCGACGAGGACGGCGAAGCGGTCGTCGAAGCCGAGGTCGCCGACTAA
- a CDS encoding translation initiation factor IF-6, translating into MQRLAFAGSAYVGVFARATDSCVLVRSDVDDDVVADLTDELDVPAIQTTVGGSSTVGALATGNENGLLVSSRVLEYERETLEEQVDVPVAELPGSINAAGNVVLANDYGAYVHPDLPHEAIQIVKDTLDVPVERGDLAGVRTVGTAAVANNTGVLCHPKATDEELDVLEAALDVRADVGTINYGAPLVGSGLVANEAGYVVGEDTTGPELGRIEDALGYID; encoded by the coding sequence TTGCAACGCCTCGCCTTCGCCGGGTCGGCCTACGTCGGCGTCTTCGCCCGTGCGACCGACTCGTGCGTGCTCGTTCGCTCCGACGTCGACGACGACGTGGTTGCCGACCTGACCGACGAACTCGACGTGCCGGCGATCCAGACGACCGTCGGCGGCTCGTCGACGGTCGGCGCCCTCGCGACGGGCAACGAGAACGGACTGCTCGTCAGTTCGCGAGTCCTCGAGTACGAGCGCGAAACCCTCGAGGAACAAGTCGACGTCCCCGTCGCCGAGCTGCCGGGCAGTATCAACGCCGCCGGGAACGTCGTCCTCGCGAACGACTACGGGGCTTACGTCCATCCCGACCTGCCCCACGAGGCGATCCAGATCGTCAAGGACACGCTCGATGTTCCGGTCGAACGCGGCGACCTCGCGGGCGTCCGGACCGTCGGGACGGCCGCCGTCGCGAACAACACGGGCGTGCTCTGTCATCCCAAGGCCACCGACGAGGAACTCGACGTCCTCGAGGCGGCCTTAGACGTCCGGGCCGACGTCGGAACGATCAACTACGGGGCGCCGCTCGTCGGCTCCGGTCTCGTCGCGAACGAGGCCGGGTACGTCGTCGGCGAGGACACGACCGGACCGGAACTGGGCCGGATCGAGGACGCGCTCGGCTACATCGACTGA
- a CDS encoding ASCH domain-containing protein, whose protein sequence is MSELDSSDLLPSERMRNQAVDGEVTQIHRGHRYADPGDTFAIDGTTFEVTTVRERTLGELTDEDARAEGLANLEAYERLLERVHENFEWDDDSEVVRHEFERR, encoded by the coding sequence ATGAGCGAACTCGATTCGAGCGACCTGCTACCGAGCGAGCGAATGCGAAATCAGGCCGTCGACGGCGAGGTGACGCAGATCCACCGCGGCCACCGCTACGCCGACCCGGGCGATACGTTCGCGATCGACGGAACAACCTTCGAGGTGACGACTGTCCGGGAGCGCACGCTCGGAGAGTTGACCGACGAGGACGCGCGAGCCGAGGGGCTGGCGAATCTCGAGGCCTACGAGCGGCTGCTCGAGCGTGTCCACGAGAACTTCGAGTGGGACGACGACAGCGAGGTCGTGCGACACGAGTTCGAGCGGCGGTAG